The DNA region AGCAGGTTGCCGAAGACCCCGGTCCCGGCGTAGTCGGCGGTGAAGGTGGCGGTGGCACCGTCGGCTGGCCGCCGTACGTCGACGTGGATCGCGGTGCCGTACGGGATCCGCTCGACGGCGTACGGCAGGAAGCGGGGCCAGCTCACGCCGCACTGCGGGGCGTACCGCAGCTCGAGCACGCCGAGCGCCTGCCGGCCGAGGTTGACCTCGACGGTGTCGACGGAGAGTACCTGGGGATCGTCGGCACAGCCGCTGTCCTTCGGGTCGGCACCGTCGGCGACGGCGACACGCGACGGTGGTGTCGCGGAGTCCGGGCCCGGCGACGTCGGCGGCCGGACGTCGGTGATCGCGTGGATCAACCCGGCGAGCGCGGCCACCGTGGCGGCGGCGCTGGCAGCGAGCCAGGTGACGGTGCGCCGTCGCCACCGGCGATCGACCGTCGTGGCGGACGGCGCTGGACCCGCCGCTGCCACCGGAGCGGCCGCTGCCACCGGAGCGGCCGCTGTCACGGGACCGGCCGCTGCCGCTGGGCCCGCCGCCACCGTGGACATGCCCCGGTCGGGAACG from Solwaraspora sp. WMMD791 includes:
- a CDS encoding helix-turn-helix transcriptional regulator, coding for MGRPERRIDGDAGPVQAFAAELRALRESAGRPKYAALARRTGRSQTALSEAAGGRRFPTWETVAAFVSGCDGDLDVWRARWEQVAAVVGAPTSATDPDGTATCVAEDVPDRGMSTVAAGPAAAAGPVTAAAPVAAAAPVAAAGPAPSATTVDRRWRRRTVTWLAASAAATVAALAGLIHAITDVRPPTSPGPDSATPPSRVAVADGADPKDSGCADDPQVLSVDTVEVNLGRQALGVLELRYAPQCGVSWPRFLPYAVERIPYGTAIHVDVRRPADGATATFTADYAGTGVFGNLLHSARDCVLAEVRIEMPEDPTGVATGTACVRGRVVESGP